A region from the Hydra vulgaris chromosome 10, alternate assembly HydraT2T_AEP genome encodes:
- the LOC136086170 gene encoding uncharacterized protein LOC136086170, which yields MGCTTDVTHQEQLNLVLRIYNCKLFAVEEHFIGFVGVNRTTREVLTETFLKHLTEAGLVQTLTLKPLPDTRWESRVESLKTLKYEYSKVYDALVEIANSSECDTSSKFQANNLAKQMSKFTFMVSLSVWYNILFQVNLVSKKMQSPDYDLSTAQTEIDQLK from the exons atGGGTTGCACTACAGACGTAACTCACCAAGAACAATTAAACCTAGTTCTTAGAATTTACAACTGCAAGTTATTTGCAGTTGAAGAGCATTTTATTGGATTTGTTGGTGTTAATAGGACAACCCGTGAAGTTTTAACAGAAACTTTTCTGAAACATTTGACAGAAGCAGGTCTAG TGCAAACTTTGACTTTGAAGCCACTGCCTGATACTCGATGGGAGTCTCGAGTGGAAAGCTTAAAGacattaaaatatgaatattccAAAGTTTATGATGCTCTAGTTGAAATTGCTAACAGTTCAGAGTGTGATACATCTAGCAAATTTCAGGCAAATAATCTTGCTAAGCAAATGTCCAAATTTACATTCATGGTAAGCTTGAGTGTATGGTATAACATAttatttcaagtaaatttgGTCAGCAAAAAAATGCAGTCTCCAGACTATGATCTATCAACAGCACAAACCGAAATTGACCAACTCAAGTAA
- the LOC136085814 gene encoding bicaudal D-related protein homolog, with product MITDEEETYNISLKSSDKHNQNMCIERDVYQQIAEKDHYLLLAAEAGKVLLEKNKQITNYYQRLQKEYLHKIEFVFP from the exons ATGATAACGGATGAAGAGGAAACCTATAATATTAGTTTGAAATCTTCTGATAAACATAATCAAAACATGTGTATTGAAAGAG acGTTTACCAACAAATTGCTGAAAAAGATCATTATTTACTTTTGGCTGCAGAGGCAGGGAAAGTGTTGCTAgaaaaaaacaagcaaattaCTAATTATTATCAAAGGTTACAGAaagaatatttacataaaattgag tttgtcttCCCTTAG
- the LOC136086169 gene encoding uncharacterized protein LOC136086169 yields the protein MEIAEELEVSPQFEAENTVRPRKKKTLSSYESADEPILNPETQYVVEVFNVLVDQGLLSLTSRFNQLKELSELFGFLYKIPEVTQNTEALKKHSKDLEVALTEDEHSNVISNQLFDEIKAISSIVPGKLLPKALIKFILENHYEQFFPNLVIALRILLTLSLTVASAERRFSKLKLIKA from the coding sequence ATGGAAATTGCAGAAGAATTAGAAGTAAGTCCTCAGTTTGAAGCTGAAAACACAGTTCGTCCCCGAAAGAAAAAAACCCTTTCTTCTTATGAATCTGCAGATGAACCAATTTTAAATCCAGAAACACAGTATGTGGTGGAAGTTTTCAATGTACTGGTAGATCAAGGGTTATTATCTTTAACAAGTCGATTTAATCAACTGAAAGAACTTTCTGAGCTTTTTGGattcttatataaaattccaGAAGTCACCCAAAATACTGAAGCACTTAAGAAACATAGCAAGGATTTAGAGGTTGCCTTAACTGAAGATGAACACTCAAATGTGATTTCAAATCAATTATTTGATGAAATCAAAGCAATATCCAGTATAGTTCCAGGAAAATTGCTCCCTAAGGCACTGATCaagtttattttagaaaatcacTACGAacaattttttccaaatttagtTATAGCATTGCGAATTTTATTGACATTGTCACTCACTGTTGCTTCCGCAGAAAGAAGATTctcaaaacttaaattaattaaagcCTAA